A portion of the Plasmodium gaboni strain SY75 chromosome 5, whole genome shotgun sequence genome contains these proteins:
- a CDS encoding hypothetical protein (conserved Plasmodium protein, unknown function~part of same gene as PGSY75_0506500B~gap found within coding sequence) encodes MTVNLIKKHNDIPQKNNRSNNISLKDKGNDLHLRRRKEETCISSFVKKNIKDVRHTKDTHITNNKLTNTKIADKINHNISKPNIINVNRKNGSDDIMKKGNNYSSSFQTRRNNINNIKNITNDISNNIKNNIVIHNSDYIKNNQASSRRYNINSKDQINNDLIKKKKLIVDDEKENLSDIIKEGNQLRNEQDQKNKYNNVDNNKNNYQDKTIYIVDEDEKKEENFFKNNYKKNESLNINHMKRDDINTYSVIKGLSSKQTNNTFTQGANVRFIKKSCNEKIKNKNNNINMECHQVISKYSKMENKKGDNYSDKKKIQDKNKDTNKDTNIDTNKDTNKDKNKNIYEEIKNNSNHIYYNIKKSTICKEKKPNKTYISSINNINDNQNIVNNMKTHKNEPCDQISNSHINIIINKNINDTSFECIDNNMNLNENFINNSFIEEGKNIFCRSNENNIIFDNDINKEIDNKKDYNYKNDTYMYSKSVEKEYNCKNKISININKSEETLNEIKDKLLNTFDETINNTSNKKNDNNVLNINHKEVRKGLTFEQMRRKSYENVFSSEININHDING; translated from the coding sequence ATGACTGTTAATCTAattaaaaaacataatgatattcctcaaaaaaataatcgttccaataatatatctttaaaaGATAAAGGGAATGATCTTCATTTAAGAAGAAGAAAGGAAGAAACATGTATATCTTcatttgtaaaaaaaaacataaaagATGTGAGACATACAAAAGATACACATATAACTAATAATAAACTAACAAATACAAAAATTGCAGacaaaataaatcataatataagtaaaccaaatataattaatgTGAATAGAAAAAATGGTTCTGATGATATTATGAAGAAAGgaaataattattcttCGTCTTTTCAAACtagaagaaataatataaacaacATTAAAAATATCACAAATGATATCTCaaataatatcaaaaaCAATATTGTAATTCATAATAgtgattatataaaaaataatcaagCTAGTTCTAgaagatataatattaattcaaaggatcaaataaataatgatttaattaaaaaaaaaaaattaatagttgatgatgaaaaagaaaatctttctgatattataaaagaagGTAATCAATTAAGAAATGAACAAGACcaaaagaataaatataataatgttgataataataaaaataattatcaaGATAAAACAATTTATATTGTTGATGAAGacgaaaaaaaagaagaaaatttttttaaaaataattataaaaaaaatgaatcTCTTAATATAAACCATATGAAAAGAGATGATATAAATACTTATTCTGTTATCAAAGGGTTATCATCTAAACAGACAAATAATACGTTTACACAAGGTGCTAATGTGcgatttattaaaaaaagttgtaatgagaaaataaaaaataagaataataatataaatatggaATGTCACCAAGTTATATCtaaatattcaaaaatggaaaataaaaaaggtGATAATTATagtgataaaaaaaagatacaggataaaaataaagatacaaataaagatacaaatatagatacaaataaagatacaaataaagataaaaataaaaatatatatgaagaaataaaaaacaattctaatcatatatattataatataaaaaaatcaacaatttgtaaagaaaaaaaaccaaacaaaacatatatatcatcaattaacaatataaatgataaccaaaatattgtaaataatatgaagacacataaaaatgaaCCATGTGACCAAATTTCAAATAgtcatataaatataataataaataaaaatatcaatGATACATCTTTTGAATgtatagataataatatgaatcTTAACgaaaattttattaacaATTCTTTTATAGAAGAAggtaaaaatattttttgtagATCCAATGaaaacaatattatatttgataacgatataaataaggaaatagataataaaaaggattataattataaaaatgatacatatatgtattcCAAATCTGTTGAGAAAGAATATAATTgtaagaataaaatatctataaatattaataaaagtGAAGAAAcattaaatgaaataaagGATAAATTACTTAACACGTTTGATGAAactataaataatacatcaaataaaaaaaatgacaataatgttttaaatataaatcataaGGAAGTAAGAAAAGGATTGACGTTCGAGCAGATGAGAAGAAAAAGCTATGAAAATGTTTTTTCCAgtgaaataaatataaaccACGACATAAATGGA
- a CDS encoding hypothetical protein (conserved Plasmodium protein, unknown function) yields the protein MYFRFKNKMFIFSILSFVVFLFIRSYPTYVSSCTVLKDKHFSFYERKMKELNIADPPYTVFNFSTEVSSDHDIIQDELEKKEKKAMRRFKYDLDEKRDRSRKMLDKLLSSAIDFF from the exons ATGTATTTTCgttttaaaaataaaatgtttattttttcgATTCTTTCTTTTGTTGTCTTTCTTTTTATACGAAGTTACCCAACGTATGTAAGTAGCTGCACTGTTTTAAAGGATAAgcatttttctttttatgAGAGGAAA ATGaaagaattaaatattgCTGATCCTCCTTACACCGTTTTCAATTTTTCCACAGAAGTGTCAAGTGACCATGATATTATTCAAG ATGAGCTTGAAAAAAAGGAA AAAAAAGCCATGAGAAGATTTAAGTACGATTTg GATGAGAAAAGAGATCGGTCGAGGAAAATGTTAGATAAACTTTTAAGTAGCGCTAtagattttttttaa